In one Alphaproteobacteria bacterium genomic region, the following are encoded:
- a CDS encoding biotin carboxylase, translating to MSDIRRFFHRNETPIVFISATNFNLLGMDEWVRNFKYINYIDCFDGRHPNVIVPSEAPHAEFQSIEDINNYLLQHKEVLDFVRSMGKDPKSVFLMFDEETEKLAKKAKMDVWFPKASLRTRVDNKIETVRIGDKAGVPSVPNVLSEITSYDHLREVSKALGPDLVLQSAFGDSGHTTFFISNEKDFKKHEAEIVGQGEIKVMKRINCRGSAIEACTTKQGTIVGPLMTELVGFKELTPYKGGWCGNEIFDESFTPEIRQKARDYTFKFGEQLRKEGYRGYFELDFLIDMDTNEMYLGELNPRITGASSMTNHAAFAHADAPLFLFHLLEFSGVPFELDIQALNDRWADPDNIDSWSQYVMKHTEDSVDIITEAPESGIYHMNPDGSIEYSRFDYHRRAVASENEAFFLRISGPGDYRYEGADLGILVTRGRLMTDNFKLNKRAKKWIDGMRSKFIGRSLQPVPQAGAYKIL from the coding sequence ATGTCCGATATCCGGCGCTTCTTCCATCGGAACGAAACGCCGATCGTCTTCATCAGCGCGACAAACTTCAACCTGCTCGGCATGGATGAGTGGGTGCGGAACTTCAAGTATATCAACTACATAGATTGCTTTGACGGTCGCCATCCCAATGTCATCGTGCCGTCCGAAGCGCCGCATGCAGAGTTCCAGTCCATTGAGGACATCAACAACTACCTGCTGCAGCACAAAGAGGTGCTGGACTTCGTCAGGTCGATGGGGAAGGACCCGAAGTCGGTTTTCCTGATGTTCGACGAGGAAACGGAGAAGCTGGCCAAGAAGGCCAAGATGGATGTCTGGTTCCCGAAGGCCAGCCTGCGCACCAGGGTCGACAACAAAATCGAAACCGTGCGCATCGGCGACAAGGCGGGGGTACCGTCCGTCCCCAACGTTCTTTCCGAGATCACCAGTTACGATCACCTGCGCGAGGTCTCCAAGGCTCTGGGCCCGGATCTGGTGCTGCAATCGGCATTCGGCGATTCCGGACACACGACCTTCTTCATCTCGAACGAGAAGGACTTCAAGAAACACGAGGCCGAGATTGTCGGTCAGGGTGAGATCAAGGTGATGAAGCGGATCAACTGCCGCGGCTCCGCGATCGAGGCCTGCACGACCAAGCAGGGCACCATCGTCGGCCCCCTGATGACCGAGTTGGTCGGCTTCAAGGAGCTGACGCCTTACAAGGGCGGCTGGTGTGGCAACGAGATCTTCGATGAGAGCTTCACACCGGAGATTCGCCAGAAGGCCCGCGACTATACGTTCAAGTTCGGGGAGCAACTGCGCAAGGAAGGCTATCGCGGCTATTTCGAACTGGACTTCCTGATCGATATGGACACGAACGAGATGTATCTCGGCGAATTGAACCCGCGTATCACCGGGGCATCGTCCATGACGAATCACGCGGCCTTCGCCCATGCCGATGCGCCGCTCTTCCTGTTCCATTTGCTCGAGTTTTCCGGGGTTCCGTTCGAGCTGGACATCCAGGCGTTGAATGATCGCTGGGCTGATCCGGACAATATCGACAGTTGGTCCCAATATGTCATGAAACATACCGAGGATTCGGTGGACATCATCACCGAAGCCCCTGAGAGTGGCATCTACCACATGAACCCGGACGGCAGTATCGAATACAGCCGCTTCGACTATCACCGACGTGCGGTGGCCAGCGAGAACGAAGCCTTCTTCCTGCGGATCTCCGGTCCGGGGGATTACCGTTATGAAGGCGCGGATCTCGGCATCCTGGTGACGCGCGGAAGGCTGATGACGGACAATTTCAAGCTCAATAAACGGGCCAAGAAATGGATCGATGGGATGCGCTCGAAGTTTATCGGCCGGAGCCTTCAGCCGGTTCCGCAGGCTGGGGCGTACAAGATCCTGTAA
- a CDS encoding carbon-nitrogen hydrolase family protein, translating into MQPFAIAGVQMHVGAYTENVSAIRQRLDLTVARFPWVQMVLFSELAPYGPLPQHAQDLPGPTEEAFQEMARAHGVWLIPGSVFERVGDKIYNTAIVINPEGEVVGRYRKMFPFRPYEDGVEAGTEFLIFDVPEVGRFGLSICYDIWFPETTRTLTAQGVEVLLHPVLTGTVDRDVELSIARASAAMFQCYIFDINGLGAGGCGRSCVVDPSGLVLYQAAGQEEIIPIEVDLDLVRRQRETGLKGLGQTLKSFRDRDVEFGIYDRNNPANAYLNSLGPLEMPKRGSRAGLDVRPGTLETNPPEAYGEAAGAGGPRLHTVDLIHGVNRTGTT; encoded by the coding sequence ATGCAGCCCTTTGCAATCGCCGGCGTTCAGATGCATGTCGGCGCTTATACCGAGAACGTTTCTGCCATCCGCCAACGCCTTGATCTGACGGTCGCCCGGTTTCCCTGGGTTCAAATGGTCCTGTTCTCGGAACTGGCGCCCTACGGGCCGCTGCCGCAGCATGCCCAGGATTTGCCCGGCCCGACGGAAGAGGCGTTTCAGGAAATGGCCCGCGCGCATGGGGTCTGGCTGATTCCAGGTTCCGTCTTCGAGCGTGTCGGCGACAAAATCTATAACACCGCAATTGTCATCAATCCGGAAGGGGAAGTCGTCGGGCGTTATCGCAAGATGTTTCCCTTCCGCCCGTATGAGGATGGCGTCGAGGCTGGGACGGAGTTTCTGATCTTCGATGTGCCGGAGGTCGGGCGGTTCGGCCTGTCGATCTGTTACGATATCTGGTTCCCGGAGACGACACGGACACTGACGGCGCAGGGCGTCGAGGTCCTGCTGCACCCGGTGCTGACCGGCACCGTAGACCGGGATGTGGAACTGTCGATCGCGCGGGCATCCGCCGCCATGTTCCAGTGCTACATTTTCGACATCAACGGACTGGGTGCCGGCGGTTGCGGGCGATCCTGCGTCGTCGATCCATCGGGGCTGGTCCTGTACCAGGCGGCCGGCCAGGAGGAGATCATTCCGATCGAAGTCGACCTCGACCTCGTCCGGCGGCAGCGCGAAACCGGCCTCAAGGGGCTGGGGCAGACTCTCAAGAGTTTCCGTGACCGCGATGTCGAATTCGGGATTTACGACCGGAACAATCCGGCCAATGCCTATCTGAACAGCCTTGGACCGCTGGAGATGCCGAAGCGCGGGTCCCGCGCCGGACTGGATGTCCGTCCAGGCACTTTGGAAACGAACCCGCCGGAAGCTTACGGCGAAGCCGCGGGGGCCGGCGGTCCCCGTCTGCATACGGTGGACCTGATTCATGGAGTAAACAGAACCGGGACAACATGA
- a CDS encoding sulfite exporter TauE/SafE family protein, whose amino-acid sequence MDILWTLDWGIVAILAAVAGVARGLSGFGIGLIMMPIGGALLTPAFMVPVLAILDTPASLYLVAEAWRRIDRRDVLTLAVAAIVCMPIGIWVLTYVEADVVAISANAVALATAVALLAGLTLGGRPSRRRSLAMGALSGMLQGAAALPGPPIILGWVAAQVPGPMLRANIIAYFAIIDALVVPMFWTAGLFTADVLWFGASLLPIYLCGVWLGRHAFGYVSEKVFRRVVLGLVILGALGGILVALTNGVAG is encoded by the coding sequence TTGGACATTCTGTGGACACTCGACTGGGGGATCGTCGCGATACTGGCCGCTGTCGCGGGCGTGGCGCGGGGCCTGTCGGGATTCGGGATCGGACTGATCATGATGCCGATCGGCGGCGCGTTGCTGACGCCGGCTTTCATGGTGCCGGTCCTGGCCATTCTCGATACTCCGGCCTCCCTCTATCTGGTTGCGGAGGCGTGGCGCCGTATCGATCGGCGTGACGTGCTGACCCTGGCGGTTGCGGCGATCGTCTGTATGCCGATCGGCATCTGGGTCCTGACCTATGTCGAGGCGGATGTCGTCGCGATCAGTGCCAATGCCGTAGCGCTGGCGACGGCGGTCGCCTTGCTGGCCGGGCTCACGCTGGGTGGTCGTCCTTCGCGGAGACGCAGCCTGGCGATGGGCGCGCTTTCCGGCATGTTGCAGGGGGCTGCTGCACTGCCCGGTCCGCCGATCATCCTCGGCTGGGTGGCTGCCCAGGTTCCGGGACCGATGCTGCGGGCGAACATCATTGCCTATTTCGCGATCATCGATGCCCTGGTGGTTCCGATGTTCTGGACTGCCGGACTGTTTACCGCCGACGTGCTTTGGTTCGGCGCAAGCCTGCTGCCGATCTATCTCTGCGGAGTCTGGCTGGGGCGACATGCCTTCGGGTATGTGTCGGAGAAGGTCTTTCGGCGGGTTGTACTGGGACTTGTCATTCTCGGCGCGCTGGGCGGCATCCTTGTCGCGCTGACAAACGGGGTGGCAGGGTAA
- a CDS encoding SDR family NAD(P)-dependent oxidoreductase, whose protein sequence is MKTILITGASSGIGAALAREYAASGVRLILCGRDRARLDAVANDCRAARAIVEASVLDVTDRTAMRAWIEAADSGGPIDVAIANAGVSGGGSEDADRKIFDVNLGGVLNTIHPALDRMTARGSGTLALVSSIAGNRGFPSAPAYSASKAAVLAYGEGLRGRLRGSGIVVCVICPGFVRSRITDRNDFTMPFFMEADRAARIVRRGLENGQAKISFPWPMRLVGWLSRALPSGLGTRLMSGLPEKRPDQM, encoded by the coding sequence ATGAAGACCATCCTGATCACCGGCGCATCCAGCGGCATCGGCGCCGCCCTTGCCCGGGAATATGCTGCTTCGGGCGTTCGATTGATTCTGTGTGGCCGGGATAGGGCACGTCTGGACGCTGTAGCGAATGATTGCCGTGCGGCCAGAGCCATCGTCGAGGCGAGCGTCCTGGATGTCACGGACCGCACCGCCATGCGTGCCTGGATCGAAGCAGCGGATAGCGGCGGACCGATCGACGTCGCCATTGCGAATGCGGGCGTTTCCGGCGGCGGCAGCGAGGACGCCGACCGGAAGATCTTCGATGTCAATCTGGGCGGCGTGCTGAACACAATCCATCCGGCTCTGGACCGCATGACGGCCCGCGGATCGGGCACTCTGGCCCTGGTCAGTTCGATTGCCGGCAACCGCGGTTTTCCCAGCGCGCCGGCCTATTCCGCCTCGAAGGCCGCTGTTCTGGCCTATGGGGAGGGGCTGCGCGGCCGCCTGCGTGGCAGCGGGATTGTCGTCTGCGTGATCTGTCCCGGCTTCGTCCGAAGTCGCATTACCGACCGGAACGACTTCACGATGCCCTTCTTCATGGAGGCGGATCGTGCCGCCCGGATCGTTCGGCGCGGGCTGGAAAATGGCCAGGCGAAGATATCCTTTCCCTGGCCGATGCGTCTGGTCGGCTGGCTGTCCCGTGCCCTGCCCAGCGGTCTCGGCACGCGCCTCATGTCGGGGCTGCCGGAGAAGCGACCGGACCAAATGTAA
- a CDS encoding YicC/YloC family endoribonuclease produces the protein MTACSMTGFARGEGADDRVRWTWEARSVNGKSLDARLRIPSGWERLDPTVRKFLQATFKRGNFSINLDVRPVGGRSSVRVNEGLLDDLIARCEAYGERPRLDALLAVRGVVEAAEEDAGDLSGDDERIAQIEATLVETLNRLAEARAEEGSRIASVLRDHLGEIETLVEEAESCAEATPQAIRDRIAAQLDELLPNDGALPSDRLAQEAAALAVKADVREELDRLKAHIEAARDLLREGTGIGRRFDFLCQEFNREANTLASKSAALDLTRIGLNLKACIDRLREQVQNLE, from the coding sequence ATGACCGCTTGCAGCATGACCGGCTTCGCCAGAGGCGAGGGGGCCGATGACCGGGTTCGCTGGACCTGGGAGGCGCGCAGCGTCAACGGCAAGTCGCTGGATGCCCGGCTGCGCATTCCATCGGGCTGGGAGCGTCTGGACCCGACCGTCCGCAAATTCCTGCAGGCAACCTTCAAGCGGGGCAACTTCTCGATCAATCTGGATGTTCGACCGGTTGGCGGCCGGTCGTCGGTCCGGGTCAACGAGGGGCTGCTCGACGATCTGATCGCCCGTTGCGAAGCCTATGGCGAACGGCCCCGGCTGGACGCTCTTCTTGCGGTACGCGGCGTGGTCGAGGCAGCGGAAGAGGATGCCGGTGACCTGTCCGGCGATGACGAGCGCATCGCGCAGATCGAGGCAACCCTGGTCGAGACCCTGAACCGGCTGGCAGAAGCACGTGCGGAAGAAGGTAGCCGCATCGCCAGTGTCCTGCGCGACCATCTGGGTGAGATCGAAACGCTGGTGGAGGAAGCCGAAAGCTGTGCCGAGGCGACGCCCCAGGCGATCCGCGATCGCATCGCCGCGCAACTGGACGAACTGCTGCCGAATGACGGAGCGCTGCCCTCGGATCGTCTGGCCCAGGAGGCCGCCGCCCTGGCGGTCAAGGCGGATGTCCGCGAGGAACTGGACCGATTGAAGGCGCATATCGAGGCAGCCCGCGATCTGCTGCGCGAAGGCACGGGAATCGGACGGCGTTTCGACTTCCTGTGTCAGGAATTCAATCGCGAGGCCAATACTCTGGCGTCGAAATCGGCGGCGCTGGACCTGACCCGAATCGGACTAAACCTCAAAGCCTGTATCGACCGACTGCGCGAGCAGGTTCAGAATCTCGAGTGA
- the gmk gene encoding guanylate kinase, with product MALGGSSDDLFSIRRRGLMLVLSSPSGAGKSTISRAILESDPNIAMSVSVTTRPKRPGEIEGKHYHFIDKTEFDLMVNRGQLLEHAKVFDNYYGTPRQPVMAALQEGRDVLFDIDWQGTQQLEESALEDLVRVFILPPSSHELERRLTKRAQDTAEVIAGRMAKAADEMSHYTEYDWVIVNRDIDESVENVRSILRSERLKRKRQVGLGEFVKGLRAG from the coding sequence ATGGCATTGGGCGGTTCTTCCGACGATCTCTTTTCCATTCGCCGGCGTGGCCTCATGCTGGTGCTGTCTTCGCCGTCCGGCGCCGGCAAATCCACCATCTCCCGGGCGATCCTGGAGAGCGACCCGAACATCGCCATGTCGGTGTCGGTGACGACCCGTCCGAAACGGCCGGGCGAGATCGAGGGCAAGCATTATCACTTCATCGACAAGACCGAATTCGATCTGATGGTCAATCGCGGCCAGTTGCTGGAGCACGCCAAGGTCTTCGACAATTACTACGGAACGCCCCGGCAGCCGGTCATGGCTGCCCTGCAGGAAGGGCGCGACGTGTTGTTCGATATCGACTGGCAGGGCACGCAGCAGCTTGAGGAAAGCGCGCTGGAGGATCTGGTGCGGGTCTTCATTCTGCCCCCGTCATCGCATGAGCTTGAGCGGCGCCTGACCAAGCGGGCACAGGACACGGCGGAGGTCATTGCGGGCCGCATGGCCAAGGCCGCCGATGAAATGAGCCATTACACGGAATATGACTGGGTCATCGTGAACCGTGACATCGACGAAAGCGTCGAGAACGTCCGATCCATCCTGCGGTCCGAGCGCCTGAAACGGAAACGTCAGGTCGGGCTGGGCGAGTTCGTGAAGGGCCTGCGCGCCGGCTGA
- a CDS encoding C45 family peptidase, which produces MDRWDALEVYRPEPSAGSAGWGVQDPVSRDLGAVFLPLPEEDGPYRATADGALDGTQMDLTFQSFSEAAPGPKWQALFQKYWPAYRAWYMSDGLEQRPTWLACKEALDAHMPRLVPTYEALCDLAGGKDLPSRFLSLWKPPAYISGCSQVVWFGDGPKLIRNYDYSPALMDGVIMESAWNGTRVIAMTDCLWGVLDGINEKGLAVSLTFGGRRTVGDGFGIPVILRNILEFCETAEEAGEMLAEIPTHMAYNVTAVDRTGRFRTAYLSPGSRPIIKSVPYATNHQGRIEWHDHARATATLEREQFLRFRLEDDSLTFPKLVEAFRRPPLYTNAYASGFGTIYTAVYDPVAGTAHYLFPDGTVKRFGFGEVGETAWHVPIDGSGAPEIRGMDWG; this is translated from the coding sequence ATGGATCGATGGGATGCGCTCGAAGTTTATCGGCCGGAGCCTTCAGCCGGTTCCGCAGGCTGGGGCGTACAAGATCCTGTAAGCCGCGATCTCGGTGCCGTCTTCCTGCCACTGCCGGAGGAAGACGGCCCCTATCGCGCGACGGCCGATGGGGCATTGGACGGGACGCAGATGGACCTGACATTCCAATCCTTCTCGGAGGCGGCGCCTGGCCCGAAGTGGCAGGCGCTCTTCCAGAAGTATTGGCCGGCCTATCGTGCCTGGTACATGTCCGACGGTCTGGAACAGCGCCCGACATGGTTGGCCTGCAAGGAGGCGCTGGATGCCCATATGCCGCGCCTTGTGCCGACCTACGAGGCCCTGTGCGATCTGGCGGGCGGCAAGGATCTGCCCTCGCGCTTCCTGTCGTTGTGGAAGCCGCCGGCCTACATTTCCGGCTGCAGTCAGGTGGTCTGGTTTGGCGACGGGCCGAAGCTGATCCGCAATTACGATTACAGCCCGGCGCTGATGGATGGCGTCATCATGGAAAGCGCCTGGAACGGGACCCGGGTCATCGCCATGACGGACTGTCTCTGGGGCGTGCTGGACGGCATAAACGAGAAAGGGCTGGCGGTCAGCCTGACCTTTGGCGGCCGCCGTACGGTCGGGGACGGATTCGGGATTCCGGTCATATTGCGCAATATTCTGGAATTCTGCGAGACAGCGGAAGAGGCCGGCGAAATGCTGGCCGAGATCCCGACGCATATGGCCTACAATGTCACCGCCGTAGACCGGACAGGCCGTTTCCGCACCGCCTATCTGTCGCCGGGCAGCCGGCCCATCATCAAGTCCGTGCCTTACGCCACCAACCATCAGGGGCGGATCGAATGGCACGATCATGCCCGGGCGACGGCGACGCTGGAGAGAGAACAGTTTCTGCGTTTCCGCCTGGAGGACGACAGTCTGACTTTCCCGAAACTGGTCGAGGCCTTCCGGCGTCCGCCGCTCTATACCAATGCCTATGCCAGCGGCTTCGGGACGATCTATACTGCTGTCTACGACCCCGTCGCCGGCACCGCGCATTATCTCTTCCCGGACGGGACCGTGAAGCGGTTCGGGTTCGGAGAGGTCGGTGAAACCGCCTGGCATGTTCCTATCGACGGCAGCGGCGCCCCCGAAATCCGGGGCATGGACTGGGGCTGA
- a CDS encoding aromatic ring-hydroxylating dioxygenase subunit alpha, giving the protein MSLHQKPSTPNRRVLSGSEDFDGLKEAHPTLPGRNYRDPEIYRVELERIFYSRWIFLCHSDALAESRSFRRFTIGNQGIFLVRDEDGTLRGFHNTCRHRGSALCVEEQGRLAGRSIRCPYHQWAYGLDGRLIATTSHAVAPDFDKADYPLYPVAVQEWRGCVFACLADDPPNLEEGFERGSDRIDHWPMEELKIGHVWRKRMACNWKVFWENFNECLHCPNIHPELCDLVPIYGRRISAVRDDPHWQDHAEDKDPRFAGGLRTGGESWTMDGRQVGATFDRLTEAELQRGQSYFVSLPSVFIAAHRDYMRTVRVLPTGPEETEIVAEWLFPQATLDGMSPEDMKRVTDFGILVMQQDGDASELNQLGLRSRKYEHGVLMPEEHWVKGFHDWVRETLAD; this is encoded by the coding sequence ATGTCCCTGCATCAGAAGCCCAGCACACCAAACCGCCGTGTCCTGTCGGGCAGCGAAGATTTCGACGGACTTAAGGAAGCCCATCCGACCCTCCCAGGTCGGAATTACCGGGATCCGGAAATCTACCGGGTGGAACTGGAGCGGATCTTCTACAGTCGGTGGATATTCCTGTGCCACAGTGACGCCCTAGCGGAATCGCGCAGCTTCCGACGTTTCACGATCGGAAATCAGGGAATTTTCCTGGTCCGCGACGAAGACGGGACCCTGCGCGGATTTCACAATACCTGCCGTCATCGGGGATCGGCACTGTGCGTCGAGGAACAGGGACGTCTGGCGGGGCGGTCGATCCGCTGCCCCTACCATCAATGGGCCTATGGCCTGGATGGGCGGCTGATCGCGACCACGTCCCACGCGGTCGCACCGGATTTCGACAAGGCGGACTACCCGCTCTATCCCGTTGCGGTGCAGGAATGGCGCGGCTGTGTCTTTGCCTGCCTGGCGGACGACCCGCCGAACCTGGAAGAAGGGTTTGAGCGCGGCAGCGACCGGATCGATCATTGGCCGATGGAAGAGCTGAAGATCGGGCATGTCTGGCGCAAGAGGATGGCGTGCAACTGGAAGGTCTTCTGGGAGAACTTCAACGAGTGCCTGCATTGCCCCAACATTCATCCGGAGCTTTGCGACCTGGTGCCCATATACGGTCGCCGGATTTCCGCCGTTCGCGACGACCCGCATTGGCAGGATCATGCGGAGGACAAGGATCCGCGCTTTGCCGGCGGATTGCGAACCGGCGGCGAAAGCTGGACGATGGACGGAAGGCAGGTCGGCGCCACGTTCGACCGGCTGACCGAAGCTGAACTGCAGCGCGGGCAAAGCTACTTCGTCAGCCTACCATCGGTCTTTATCGCGGCGCATCGGGATTACATGCGCACCGTTCGGGTCCTGCCGACCGGCCCGGAAGAGACGGAAATCGTCGCCGAATGGCTGTTCCCGCAGGCGACGCTCGACGGCATGTCGCCGGAGGACATGAAACGGGTCACCGATTTCGGAATTCTGGTCATGCAGCAGGACGGCGATGCATCGGAACTCAATCAGCTGGGTCTGAGATCCCGCAAGTACGAACACGGCGTCCTGATGCCGGAGGAACACTGGGTGAAGGGCTTCCACGACTGGGTACGCGAAACCCTGGCGGACTGA
- a CDS encoding aminotransferase class I/II-fold pyridoxal phosphate-dependent enzyme gives MSQNKKKSATSGEQGSGGQKGDLTAHYSASQLRNDSWSKLKNATARLAMAERRAPGDPLHRVVEDLLARLEPIESYWAFPGRVTFERLKAMFDEGEFTSLAHTVARTTRALMSDSYRSRHVHVLPTDEDEDEEDRSDTADERARARPYFEVMIVDDLSPHQEYTLKRSLRDKRRAEDSFVYESVVVGSFEDALIGVLFNYNIQAVVIRYGFPYPSRHGLPMLTRYLNRLGDESFEDLPPEEYGVSLAYAVGKLRPELDIYMVTDQSVEDIAGRVCENCRRVFYNQEDYMELHLNILRGVNARYKTPFFTALKEYSKQPTGVFHAMPISRGKSIAKSHWIKDMGDFYGMNIFLAETSATSGGLDSLLDPHGPIKQAQEVAARAFGARHTFFATNGTSTCNKIVVQALVKPDDIVLVDRDCHKSHHYGMVLAGAQVVYLDSYPLNEFSMYGAVPLREIKHQLLTLKRAGKLDRVKMLLLTNCTFDGIVYNVERVMEECLAIKPDLVFLWDEAWFGFARFGPTYRLRTAMHNAGMLRERYQTGEYRAEYEAWKKEFDKADPEKDGTWLDRRLMPDPDKVRVRVYACQSTHKTLTSLRQGSMIHIHDQDYKAKVEEAFHEAYMTHTSTSPNYQIVASLDVGRRQVELEGFELVQKQVEMAMVLREKVATHPLLSKYFRVLTPHDMIPDTYRESGIEAYYQAGKGWNDIWEAWAKDEFALDATRITLLIGKTGLDGDTFKNKELMDKYGIQINKTSRNTVLFMTNIGTTRSSVAYLIEVLVKIATDLDERMDDSSPVERKLHEKQVTSLLEDLPPQPDFSRFHDAFRAKGTQKGQGADTPEGDIRTAYFLAYDDENCEYLSLDDGSLDGEMAKGREVVSSTFIIPYPPGFPILVPGQVVSEEILKFMRALDVKEIHGYRPELGLRVFTEKALKAAAKK, from the coding sequence ATGAGCCAGAACAAGAAAAAGTCCGCCACGAGCGGCGAACAGGGGAGCGGGGGACAAAAGGGCGATCTAACGGCCCATTACTCCGCATCGCAGCTGCGAAACGACAGCTGGAGCAAATTGAAGAACGCCACCGCGCGGCTTGCCATGGCGGAAAGGCGGGCACCGGGCGACCCATTGCATCGGGTTGTCGAGGACCTGCTGGCGCGGTTGGAGCCCATCGAAAGCTATTGGGCGTTTCCGGGGCGGGTCACGTTTGAGCGTCTGAAAGCGATGTTCGACGAGGGAGAATTCACCTCCCTGGCGCATACGGTCGCGCGGACGACCAGGGCCCTGATGTCCGACAGTTACCGCAGCCGTCACGTTCATGTCCTGCCGACGGATGAGGACGAGGACGAGGAGGACCGGTCCGATACCGCGGACGAGCGGGCGCGGGCCAGACCCTATTTCGAGGTGATGATCGTCGACGATCTGTCGCCGCATCAGGAATACACGCTGAAACGGTCATTGCGCGACAAGCGCCGGGCGGAGGATTCCTTCGTCTATGAAAGCGTGGTCGTCGGCAGTTTCGAAGACGCGCTGATCGGTGTCCTGTTCAATTACAACATCCAGGCCGTCGTGATTCGGTACGGCTTCCCGTATCCGTCGCGCCATGGCCTGCCGATGTTGACCCGGTATCTGAACCGGCTGGGCGACGAGAGTTTCGAGGACCTGCCGCCGGAAGAATACGGTGTTTCCCTGGCCTATGCCGTCGGGAAGCTGCGCCCGGAGCTGGATATCTACATGGTTACGGACCAATCGGTGGAGGATATCGCCGGTCGGGTCTGCGAAAACTGCCGCAGGGTCTTCTACAATCAGGAAGACTACATGGAACTGCACCTGAATATCCTCAGGGGGGTGAACGCGCGCTACAAGACGCCGTTCTTCACCGCGTTGAAGGAGTATTCCAAGCAGCCGACTGGCGTGTTCCACGCCATGCCGATCAGCCGCGGCAAGTCCATCGCCAAGTCCCACTGGATCAAGGACATGGGCGATTTCTACGGCATGAACATCTTCCTGGCCGAGACGTCGGCTACGTCGGGCGGGCTTGATTCGCTGCTCGACCCGCACGGGCCCATCAAGCAGGCACAGGAAGTTGCGGCCCGGGCTTTTGGTGCGCGGCACACCTTCTTCGCCACCAACGGTACATCGACCTGTAACAAGATCGTCGTACAGGCGCTGGTGAAGCCGGACGACATCGTGCTGGTGGATCGGGACTGCCACAAGTCGCACCATTACGGCATGGTTCTGGCCGGGGCGCAGGTCGTCTATCTGGACAGCTATCCGCTGAATGAGTTCTCGATGTACGGCGCGGTGCCGCTGCGCGAGATCAAGCATCAGCTCCTAACCCTGAAACGGGCCGGTAAGCTCGACCGGGTCAAGATGCTGCTGCTGACCAACTGCACCTTCGACGGCATCGTCTACAATGTCGAACGGGTGATGGAGGAATGTCTGGCGATCAAGCCGGATCTTGTCTTCCTGTGGGACGAGGCGTGGTTTGGTTTCGCCCGGTTCGGTCCGACATACCGGCTGCGAACCGCCATGCACAATGCCGGCATGCTGCGGGAACGCTATCAGACCGGGGAGTACCGCGCCGAATACGAGGCCTGGAAGAAGGAATTCGACAAGGCCGATCCTGAGAAGGACGGTACCTGGCTGGACCGGCGACTGATGCCGGATCCGGACAAGGTGCGGGTGCGGGTCTATGCCTGCCAGTCCACGCACAAGACCCTGACCAGCCTGCGTCAGGGGTCGATGATCCATATCCACGATCAGGACTACAAGGCGAAGGTGGAGGAGGCCTTTCACGAGGCCTACATGACCCATACCTCGACCTCGCCGAACTATCAGATCGTGGCGTCCCTGGATGTCGGCCGCCGCCAGGTCGAACTGGAAGGTTTCGAACTGGTTCAGAAACAGGTCGAAATGGCGATGGTCCTGCGCGAGAAGGTCGCGACCCATCCGCTGCTCAGCAAATATTTCAGGGTTCTGACGCCGCATGACATGATCCCGGACACTTATCGGGAGAGCGGGATCGAGGCTTACTATCAGGCCGGCAAGGGCTGGAACGACATCTGGGAGGCCTGGGCTAAGGACGAGTTCGCGCTGGACGCGACCCGGATCACGCTGCTGATCGGCAAGACCGGGCTGGACGGCGACACGTTCAAGAACAAGGAGTTGATGGACAAGTACGGGATCCAGATCAACAAGACGTCCCGGAACACCGTTCTGTTCATGACGAATATCGGCACCACGCGATCCTCCGTCGCCTATCTGATCGAGGTGCTGGTCAAGATTGCGACCGATCTGGACGAACGGATGGACGATTCGTCACCGGTTGAGCGGAAACTGCACGAGAAGCAGGTGACGTCCCTGCTTGAGGATCTGCCGCCACAGCCTGATTTCAGCCGTTTCCACGATGCGTTCCGGGCCAAGGGAACACAGAAGGGGCAGGGCGCCGATACGCCGGAGGGCGATATCCGAACGGCCTACTTCCTCGCCTATGACGACGAGAATTGCGAGTATCTCAGTCTCGACGACGGATCCCTGGATGGGGAAATGGCCAAGGGGCGGGAGGTCGTGTCCTCTACTTTCATCATCCCTTATCCGCCCGGCTTCCCGATTCTTGTGCCGGGCCAGGTCGTCAGCGAGGAAATCCTGAAATTCATGCGGGCGTTGGACGTGAAGGAAATCCACGGATACCGCCCGGAACTGGGACTGCGCGTATTTACCGAAAAGGCGCTTAAAGCCGCCGCGAAGAAGTGA